A genome region from Gopherus flavomarginatus isolate rGopFla2 chromosome 9, rGopFla2.mat.asm, whole genome shotgun sequence includes the following:
- the EIF3J gene encoding eukaryotic translation initiation factor 3 subunit J isoform X3 has translation METQGVSYQLRKTCQDNWDDDEEEEGEKETEIKAESKVSEKKKIAEKIKEREKQLKKKQEEIKKRLEAPEEAKELTPEEQFADKLRLKKLQEESDLELAKETFGVNNTCGIDAMNPSSKDDFTEFGKLLKEKITQYEKSLHYASFLEALVRDVCISLEVDDLKKITNALTVLCSEKQKQEKQSKAKKKKKGVVPGGGLKATMKDDLADYGGYDGGYVQDFEDFM, from the exons GATAActgggatgatgacgaggaggaggaaggagaaaaagagaCAGAGATAAAAGCAG AatcaaaagtttcagaaaagaagAAGATAGCAGAAAAaataaaggagagagaaaagcagCTGAAGAAAAAGCAAgaggagattaaaaaaaga TTAGAGGCACCAGAGGAAGCTAAAGAACTTACACCAGAAGAACAGTTCGCAGACAAACTACGGCTAAAGAAATTACAAGAGGAGTCAGATCTAGAGTTAGCAAAAGAAACGTTTG GTGTAAATAATACTTGTGGAATAGATGCCATGAATCCATCTTCAAAAGATGACTTTACGGAGTTTGGcaaattattaaaagaaaaaattacaCAGTATGAAAAATCTCTACATTATGCCAGTTTTTTGGAAGCATTAGTTCGAGACGTATGTATTTCAT TGGAAGTTGATGATTTGAAAAAGATCACAAATGCTTTGACAGTGCTATgcagtgaaaaacaaaaacaagagaag CAAAGTAAagccaaaaagaagaaaaaaggggTTGTGCCTGGAGGTGGTTTAAAGGCTACTATGAAAGATGATCTGGCAGATTATGGAGGATATGATGGAGGATACGTGCAAGATTTTGAAGACTTCATGTGA